CTTCTCCTGTCTTGAGCGATGCCCTAGGGAAGCGCTACGTACTCCGGGGAATCAATCACATCGTAGGCCCGGTACCGATCTGCGGACGAGCGGTGACTGTGCTTGTGGAAGGAACGGACTGGGGGACCGTGGTGGAAGCTATCGACGAAGCCGAGGAAGGTGACGTACTTGTAATCCAAGCCAGAGACAGGGCGAGGGCGTACTGGGGAGGTCTCTCCTCTCTATCAGCCAAGCGGAAAGGATTGGCCGGGACAGTCGTGGACGGATTGGTGAGGGACGTAGACGATGTACGCGAGATAGGCTACACCGTTTTCGCCCGCGGCGTTACCCCTAGAGCGGGAACCCACCGTCGATCCGGAAAGATTAACGTCGACCTGTACGTCTCGGGTGTGCTCGTGCGTCCCGGTGATGTTATAGTGGGGGACGAGAGCGGCGTCGTGGTCGTTCCCGATGAGGAGTGGGAAGATGCGCTCAAGCGGGCCCGTGAGACACTCGAATTGGAGGATGACATTAGGGCCGACATCGCGGCTAACCGTGCATGGTGGGAGATCGTGCTGGATAAGTTAGGGGGATGGTGAGGAATGGTAATGAACTTATGGAAAGACCTGGAACCGGGCCCGAATCCACCCGACGTAGTGTACGCGGTGATAGAAATCCCACGTGGCTCGAGGAACAAGTACGAGTACGACGAAGAGCGTGGGTACTTCAAGCTGGATCGGGTACTATACTCACCGTTCCATTACCCGCTGGACTACGGGTTCATCCCCAGAACGCTGTACGACGACGGTGACCCACTCGACATCTTAGTGATCATGCAAGATCCCACGTTCCCCGGATGCGTCATAGAGGCACGACCGATCGGTCTGATGAAGATGTTGGACGACAGCGATCAGGACGACAAGGTTCTGGCGGTGCCCACTGAGGACCCCAGGTTCAAGGACGTTAAGGACCTGGACGACGTTCCAAAGCACCTGCTCGACGAAATCGCCCACATGTTCTCCGAGTACAAGCGACTGGAAGGCAAGGAGACCGAAGTACTCGGATGGGAAGGTGCGGACGCGGCTAAGGAAGCCATAGTTCACGCGATGGAGTTGTACGAGGAGGAGCACGGGTGAATTCCGTTGTACGAGCTCGTGGAACTTGAGACCACGGTTAGAATTCCTCCCACTCAATTCACCTCCGACGTCGAGGATGCCGTGCTCAAGGCCTTAGAGAACGACGTCGAGGGGAAGCTCTTCCGGGAAGACGACACCGGTGAGCCCATCGGATTCGTGGTCTTCGTGGACGAAATTCTTGATGTGGAGAACGAGGGCATTTTCCCCGGCGATGGCTCCTCCTACCACCGCGTAAGGTTTAGGGCTCTGGTCTTCCGCCCGGTGGAGCGCGAAGTGGTAATGGGCGAAGTAACCAAGGTAAAGGAGTACGGAGCCTTCGTGCGTCTGGGACCGCTAGACGGTCTTCTGCATGTTTCCCAGATCCTCGACGAGTACATGTACTACGACGGAGCCCGAGAGGCGCTAGTCGGTGAGGAGACAGGCCGGGAGCTCAAACGGGGTGATATAGTTAAAGTGATGATTATCGGTGTGAGCCTCAACGAGGAACGGCCCAGAGACTCGAAAATCGCATTGACAGTGAAGAGACCTGGTCTAGGAAAGCCGGAGTGGTGGGAATGACCCCGCCCTGAGCGAGCAGGATGATCCATTCCGACTCTATTCAGGACATCTTTCATCTCAGCGAAAGATCCACAACATCTGAGAGTATCGGGCGTCAAGGACCAGGGCAAATCCTGCGGGTTCACGCTTCATCACCTCCCAACACGTCATCAGTATCAGTACCAAAAAAGAACTCGTATACACACTACACGCTTCCCATCACCTGAAGGGCGGGACTTTCCAGGGGGGTCGTGAAAGCCGTTGTCCAAGCTGAAAGCGTGCGTCAAGTGCGGGTATCTGGTGGAAGAAGATACCGA
Above is a window of Methanopyrus sp. SNP6 DNA encoding:
- a CDS encoding RraA family protein is translated as MEVPPSPVLSDALGKRYVLRGINHIVGPVPICGRAVTVLVEGTDWGTVVEAIDEAEEGDVLVIQARDRARAYWGGLSSLSAKRKGLAGTVVDGLVRDVDDVREIGYTVFARGVTPRAGTHRRSGKINVDLYVSGVLVRPGDVIVGDESGVVVVPDEEWEDALKRARETLELEDDIRADIAANRAWWEIVLDKLGGW
- a CDS encoding DNA-directed RNA polymerase, with the protein product MYELVELETTVRIPPTQFTSDVEDAVLKALENDVEGKLFREDDTGEPIGFVVFVDEILDVENEGIFPGDGSSYHRVRFRALVFRPVEREVVMGEVTKVKEYGAFVRLGPLDGLLHVSQILDEYMYYDGAREALVGEETGRELKRGDIVKVMIIGVSLNEERPRDSKIALTVKRPGLGKPEWWE
- a CDS encoding inorganic diphosphatase → MNLWKDLEPGPNPPDVVYAVIEIPRGSRNKYEYDEERGYFKLDRVLYSPFHYPLDYGFIPRTLYDDGDPLDILVIMQDPTFPGCVIEARPIGLMKMLDDSDQDDKVLAVPTEDPRFKDVKDLDDVPKHLLDEIAHMFSEYKRLEGKETEVLGWEGADAAKEAIVHAMELYEEEHG